A segment of the Deinococcus roseus genome:
GATCAGCTTCTTCTCCAAACTGGCCGCAGACGGTTCGCTGGCAGACCTGAGCTCCTTCGAGAAAACCCTGGACGACAAATTCACCAGGGATTTCTACAGCAGCGTGTGGAACTACGGTGAGGTGAACGGCAAACGGGTGGGCCTGCCCTGGAACGTCTCCACCCCTGTGCTGTACTACAACGCCACCGCTCTGGAATCTCGCAACATCAAACCCCCCAAAACCTGGGACGAGCTGGAAGAAGTCTCCAAAAAACTCACCAACCGGGCCTCCAGAGGCTTCATGGTGATGGCGGAATCCTGGCAGTTTGAACAGATGGTGCTCTCCAGAGGCGGCAACGTGGTCACCGGAGATGGCAAACCCAACTTCACCAGCCCGGAAGTGATTGACGCCCTGGAACAGCTCTCCAGAATGGTCAGAAACAAAACCGCCACCCCCAGAAACCTTGGGGAAACCCAGGTGGCCATTCTGGATTTTGTGCGCACCAAGAACTTCATGGTGGTGGCTTCCAGCGCCAACTACCCGGACATCCTGCCTTACAGCGTGGCCTTCAAGCTGGGTGTGGCCCCCATGCCCTGCGACAAAAAATGCGCGGTTCCACTGGGGGGGGCACAACTGGTGGTCCTCAAAGGGGCTTCCCGCAAAGAGCAGGAAGGGGCTTTTGAATTCTGGAAATTCCTGATGGAACCCCAGAACCTCAAAAAGTGGATTGAATTCAGCTATTACCTCACGCCCAGAAAGAGTGTGTTGCCCCTGCTGAAAGACTTCTACGGCGAAAACCCCTACCGCAAGACCGCCTACAACCAGCTCGATGAATCCGTGTCCCGCCCCAAAGTGCCCGCCTACACCCTGTGGCGCACCTATCTGGAAGAAGCCATCGAAAAAGCCACCAAAGGCAATGTGGCTCCCAGAGCAGCACTGGAAGAAGCGCAACGGAAGGCATTGAGCAGCAAGTAAAAGATGCCGAGTGCCGAGAGCATAAAATGCAACAGTTCTGGCAAAACATCAGGTTTTAAAGCTGATGCAAAAGCTTTTTGATTTGCCCTCGGCCCGCAGCCCTTGGCTCCCGGCCCTCTCCACTCCTGTTATCCTGAGGAACCATGCCCAAAAACATGAAAGTCGGTTACACCCCGATCAGTGCCAACATTCTGGATCTGGATGAAGCGTTCAGGCTTGCTGTGGAGTTGCAACTGGATTTTGTAGAGCTCGCTTACGACCTACAGGAGATCCTGCCCAGCAGTCAACCGGTGCAAAAGGTGAAGGAACTGAAAGCCGCCACAGGCGTGGGGGTCACGGTGCATTTGCCTTATCTGGAACTCAATCTGGCTTCCCTGTTTGAGGGGGTGCGCAAAGTCTCTGTGGAGCGCATGCAGCAGGCGTTTGAGTACACATCCAGTGTGGAAGCGCTGAACAGCGTTTTGCATGGAGGCCGCATCCCTGAGCGCCATCCCCTGATCTTGCAGGCTGCCAGAGGGCAACTGCTCAGAAGCCTGGAGGTGCTGAAAAGCCCTGGCATTCCGGTCACGCTGGAAAACACCCACATCAACCCCCTGGAGTTCCTGCAAGGCAAAGAGGAACTGCAGGAGATGAGCCAGTACGCAGGGTTCGGGGTGTGTCTGGATGTGGGCCATGCGCTGATTGAGGGGGGCGAGGAGCAGATTGCCGATTACTGGACGCTGCCGCACATCACCCACCTGCATTTGCAGGACAACCTGGGCCTTCAGGACGACCATTTTGCACTGGGTCGGGGCAAAATCAACTGGCAGAACCACCAGAAGCACCTGCAGGATTTCTCAGGCACCGTGTGTCTGGAAATCAGTGGCGGTCCTGAGGATGTGCGCCATTCCGCTGCTTTCCTGCGTGAATTGCTGGGCACAACAGCGCTGCCATGACAGCCAGAACCAAGGTTTTGTGCTTGTTGCTGGGCTTGCTCAGCAATGTGCAGGCCCAGTCCCTCTCTGAACTGCGTGAAGCTGCAGGTCAGGGCAAAGCCAGTGCCCAGTTTCAGCTTGCCATGCAGTATGAACTGCTGGGTTTGCCTGCCAACTCGCTGTACTGGCTGTTCAAAGCGGCCAGAAATGGCAGTGTCACCGCCCAGTACAACCTGTACCAGCGTTACCGCACCGGGAAAACCGTCCGGCAAGATGCAGCAAAGGCCCGCAGGTGGCTGAAAGCTGCTTCCTGCTCAGGTCTGGTGAATGCCCAGACCCAGCTTGCCCTGGAACTGGAAAAGGAAGATCCTGCTCAGGCTTACCTCTGGCTCAAAGAGGCCAGCAAACAGCAGTATCCTGCAGCGCTGAGGGCACTGGAACGGCTGGACCCCAGTCTGACGAATCCACATCTTCGGCTTGCAGACCTCTGTGTTCCTTCCCCCTGAGCTTGATCAGAAAATCTTGCCTGGATTGAGCAGGTTGTGGGGGTCAAACACCTGTTTGATGGCCCGCATGTAGGGGATCAAATCTCCGTGTTCCTGTTCCAGGTATTTTCTTTTCCTGAGTCCAATGCCATGTTCTCCGGTGCAGGTGCCTCCCACTTCCAGGGCTTTTTGCACCATCAAGTCAGACACCTGATGGATGCTGGTCCAGGTTGCTTCATCTGCGGCATCTCCATGAAACAGCACATGGTAATTGCCGTCTCCCACATGCCCCAGCAGGACGGCATCCAGACCATGCTGCAGGCACAATTCCTGCGTGTGAGACACCACGTCTGGCAGCTGGGAAATGGGCACGCACAGATCGGTGGTGTGGGTTTCATGGCCAGGATTCAGGCGTTTGAGGGCATAGAAAGCGTGATGGCGGGACTCCCAGAGTTCCCGGCGTTCGGGTTCTTCACGGGCCAGAATGAAACGGGTGGCGCAAGATTCCATGCAGCATTCCCGCAGGATGTCCAGGTTTTCCCTGAGGAGGGCCTCTCCACTGCCTGAAAGCTCAATCCACAGGGTGGGGGTTTCCGGATGGGTGGTGCCCTTGTACTGGTTGACCGCCTGCACAGCACGTGCATCCACCAACTCGATGCGCTCGGGGTTCAATCCTGCTCCCATCACGGTCACGGCACAATTGACAGCATCCTGCACACTGTCAAAGGTGACTTTTGCCACCGCCACCGCCACCGGCAGGGGATGCAATTTCACCGTCAGTTCGGTGATCACCCCCAGCGTTCCCTCCGCGCCGATGAACAGGTGTTTGAGGTCGTAGCCAGCACTGGTTTTGCGGGCTTTAGATCCCACATGGATCACCTCGCCTGACAGCAAGGCCACCCGCATGTCCAGCACCTGATCGCGCATGGTGCCGTATTTGACGGCCCCTGTCCCTGAAGCATTGGTGGAAGCCATGCCGCCCAGAGAGGCATCTGCTCCGGGATCCACAGCGAAAAAGAGACCGTGGGGTCTGGACTGTCGGGACAGTTCTGGATAAATCACTCCGGGTTGCACCACAGCACAGAAGTCATGCTGCTGGATCTGCAGCACCCGGTTCATGCGGCTGAGGTCCAGGCTGATGCCGCCCTGAACGGGGAGCACCTGCCCTTCAATGCTGCTGCCCACCGCAAAAGGCACCACGGGCATCTGAAAGGTGCGGGCGACTTCCAGCACTTTCAGGACATCTGCTTCGGATTCTGCAAAAACCACCACGTCTGGGAGGTGGGTTTCTGGATAGGATTCATCTCTGGAGTGGGATTCCAGAATGCTGGGGGCCACACTCACCTGTGCTAAAAAATGGGCTTTCAATGCGTCCAGTGCCTCTGCATGCATGCTCCCATTGTGAAGGGTAAAGCCCCTGGAAACCAAGGGGTTTTGCCCTTACACCTGAAACCTGCCTGAAGAAACCCACCAATTTATCAGTATTTCTGGAAATCAGAAATGGGGCGTTCCCCTTATTGTTCAGATTTTGTAACGGATATATGCTGACGCAGATATTCGCACAATCGAAAGGATGTTCAAGATGAAACACTGGATGTTTGCCGCACTGGGCCTGCTGATGATCGGCTGCAACAAAGTCGCCCCCCCTCAAGACCTCGCCACCGCCCTGACCCCTCAACCCCAGGGCACCACCCTGTGCAGCAACAACCTGGTTCCCTCGGGCTGGGTGGTCACCCGCGCCTACTACTCTGG
Coding sequences within it:
- a CDS encoding tetratricopeptide repeat protein gives rise to the protein MTARTKVLCLLLGLLSNVQAQSLSELREAAGQGKASAQFQLAMQYELLGLPANSLYWLFKAARNGSVTAQYNLYQRYRTGKTVRQDAAKARRWLKAASCSGLVNAQTQLALELEKEDPAQAYLWLKEASKQQYPAALRALERLDPSLTNPHLRLADLCVPSP
- a CDS encoding FAD-binding oxidoreductase, yielding MHAEALDALKAHFLAQVSVAPSILESHSRDESYPETHLPDVVVFAESEADVLKVLEVARTFQMPVVPFAVGSSIEGQVLPVQGGISLDLSRMNRVLQIQQHDFCAVVQPGVIYPELSRQSRPHGLFFAVDPGADASLGGMASTNASGTGAVKYGTMRDQVLDMRVALLSGEVIHVGSKARKTSAGYDLKHLFIGAEGTLGVITELTVKLHPLPVAVAVAKVTFDSVQDAVNCAVTVMGAGLNPERIELVDARAVQAVNQYKGTTHPETPTLWIELSGSGEALLRENLDILRECCMESCATRFILAREEPERRELWESRHHAFYALKRLNPGHETHTTDLCVPISQLPDVVSHTQELCLQHGLDAVLLGHVGDGNYHVLFHGDAADEATWTSIHQVSDLMVQKALEVGGTCTGEHGIGLRKRKYLEQEHGDLIPYMRAIKQVFDPHNLLNPGKIF
- a CDS encoding ABC transporter substrate-binding protein, whose amino-acid sequence is MSKAVLLTLGLLGTLSLSTALAAPLKIKFWHSMEASKEQVQDLADAFNKSQNEFQILPEVAGDYRTSETKLIAALRSDNAPTIFQAEISFFSKLAADGSLADLSSFEKTLDDKFTRDFYSSVWNYGEVNGKRVGLPWNVSTPVLYYNATALESRNIKPPKTWDELEEVSKKLTNRASRGFMVMAESWQFEQMVLSRGGNVVTGDGKPNFTSPEVIDALEQLSRMVRNKTATPRNLGETQVAILDFVRTKNFMVVASSANYPDILPYSVAFKLGVAPMPCDKKCAVPLGGAQLVVLKGASRKEQEGAFEFWKFLMEPQNLKKWIEFSYYLTPRKSVLPLLKDFYGENPYRKTAYNQLDESVSRPKVPAYTLWRTYLEEAIEKATKGNVAPRAALEEAQRKALSSK
- a CDS encoding sugar phosphate isomerase/epimerase family protein, with product MPKNMKVGYTPISANILDLDEAFRLAVELQLDFVELAYDLQEILPSSQPVQKVKELKAATGVGVTVHLPYLELNLASLFEGVRKVSVERMQQAFEYTSSVEALNSVLHGGRIPERHPLILQAARGQLLRSLEVLKSPGIPVTLENTHINPLEFLQGKEELQEMSQYAGFGVCLDVGHALIEGGEEQIADYWTLPHITHLHLQDNLGLQDDHFALGRGKINWQNHQKHLQDFSGTVCLEISGGPEDVRHSAAFLRELLGTTALP